Below is a genomic region from Silurus meridionalis isolate SWU-2019-XX chromosome 10, ASM1480568v1, whole genome shotgun sequence.
gaacacagagagaatgaggaggagcttcttcccacaggccattcggtgtttaaaccaggaaacacccaggatctaaaaactggcccactctctccatcatcacactttttctctgtacatatctcacctttcgcaccacgacactttaaactctggactcgcacagcacagtgcactttatatttatttattttatatcacaccatgccgcacacggacacttatggacccttacaccacaccatactgcacacggacacttacggacccttacaccacaccataccgcacacggacactctaTGGACAACCCACCATAAAAATTGCCTATTGTTTACACTCtgttacacattgtttactgtttcactgtctactgctataagaattttgtttttgtatatacatttcatacatatatctttatatatcttttatatcttatattgttatattttattttatatagttttttatactttatactttatttatctgcttcttttcttttcccccatcctattccctcaagACTGGaaagacattatatatattcaacattatacacacacacacacacacacacacacacacacacacacacacacacacacacacacatctgtagtgctgagctttgcatgcagatgtttgttttttttgaagtggtattttttgcagttgacaagagcttttcaccaacacataatccacacttaaccattattcctttctcctttttctcgactatttcaaaataataagaatacttccatcacagtaatgtaattctctggtttgccatctccgcttctgaccagcttctgttcccattgctcgcacgtatgagtgcgcgattctacgtgactacgttcattttaatttagtatttatttttttatgcaaaataatttaactgaaaagtaactcgcattacttttttaaaaaagtaaatttataaagtaacgcgctattttactcgttactccagaaaagtaatattattacgtaacgtaCGTTACTTGTACTGCGTTACCCTCAACACTGGTGAGGATAgtgtctatgttgttagccatttcatcaagattattagcattCAGGAATTTAGTGAGAAATttagataaatcaggcaggttatttgtGACTCTGTCCTAAGTGGTCGGAACAGTAGTCCTACCAAGTTGATAAAGTggtgaaaaaaaagctaatatgCTCTACCgttagtgtgtacagtatgaggtaattgtttgtgatgtcatcactctgaggtaaaatatttatatcagtGACATCTGCTCAGTgagatattattaagtctagtgtgtgattaaaacgatgagttggtctagtgatgttttgtttaaccccaaaagagttcaATAAGTCCACAAATTATAGGCCTTGGGCATTAtttgcatcatctacatgaatattgaaatctcctacaagcagcactttatcaaaattgatcaagaggtctgaaagaaaatgagtaaattcttaaaaatcagcgtagggccctgggggtctgtacacagTGACCAGAGTGAGAGATAGTAGGGGTTTTCTATGCATGTCTGAAAGAACAACTTTAAGAActagcacttcaaatgatttaaacctgAATTCTAATCTCTGACTAACTTTAAAAAGGGCACTGTAAATGGTTGCTACACCACCCCCATTACCAGTCTGATGGGGTCATGCTTATTAGCCTGACGATGTAGACttgtttagacccatataatcattTGGTTTATTCCAGGTCTTAATGAGACAGAGTGCACTGGCATTATTATCTGTGGTCATCTCATTTACAGTAAGTGCTTCGgatgcaagtgatctaatgtttagaTGTGATTCTTGTGTTTTTCAGACTGTAATGTGAACTGGATTTTGCTATTTCTGTGCATACTTCTGCATTTGTGTTTTAGCTACTCCCCGTGGCAGACATCTTAAGGGTATGTGACCTGAGCTTGAGTCCCGACCCTGACAGAAAAGTGTGTTTTGCTTCCAGGTCAAggatgaattgaattgaatttttgaTGTAAGAAGGTCCCTCCTCAATGACATTATGACATAAACACTGTGCCTTGATCAATCAGGATCTCTTTTGGGATGGCAGCTTGGAAGAATGCCTCTGCACATCTTTTACTCGCCGTGAATGCCCGGCCAAAACAAATGAGCTGTTAGGCAATCAAATATTCTTTTCATAATCCAACAGTTATTGGtccatcttcttttttttgtgagtgtgttttgtCACTTGATACAGCTTGTGTTtctaataatagtaaaatagaGGTAGAAGAGGGCAACATTTGGTTGGATTTGCTGACCATCCATTACTCTCACTTGGTTAAAGCtgtaatttagttttttgtcttgTGTCTGCTCCAAATGAAGGGAGGGCAGAGCCCTCCTCTCTTTCTGTGATGGTCTGACATGGAGCTGACATCAATGACCCTGCAAACGCATCCCCAGCCATTGCAACGCTTGACCCACATTGCTTAACATTAAAGCAGCACTTATCTATGCACATTCCCCACAATAGAAGGTAAAAGGCTGGCCAATACATTTGTAGAATTATAGTATGTGGGTTTTGTCGGTATTGTGGCCAGCCAGACCATTTTTGCTTCACCTGTCCTGAGCTCTTGGGAAACATCAGAACCGTCATGGCTAGTGAGGCGCTGTGATAAAGACCTTTTTGGCCTCCCAGAAACCATTTCTCAGCTTGTATCTCCCTATAAAGCTTATCTGGAGTGGCAGTTATCACATGATTCGTGTTTTTGTTGACTTTTGTTGGTGCCACAGGCATCTTCATGGACTTCCTGGCCAAGGGCATGCAGATCCCAGGCAAGCTTCCTCCAGTGCCTCAGACATAACATCTCTGGATGGAAGGGGAGAGTAACTCACCAGACGCCTCTCCTGCAATTGGTAATTTTTCACTTGCCATGCCACCTGCCTTTTCTCTGACCCACTCCTGGCTGCTCCAGTGTCCCCCAAACCCATTGACCTGTTTTGAATCCCCTCTCAATACCATAGTCTCAAGGCTGTCTTCAACAATGGAGAACAACTACACTACTACCTTATCATCCTTATGACTATGCTGTTGATTTGCTTTCTAATACCTGTGCTGATAAATGTCATGCTccgaataaataaattgttgtgTACCTACATAATATCCTGATCTTGCCAAGGTCTGTGGGGTGCACGTCCAGATGGTTCTGCCCCTTCTACTAGACAACCATCTGTTATTGAACCTGCTATTGAACCGGGCCATGGATCATCAAAAACCACCCCAAAAACTGCTCCACCCATTTGGGATCCCTCATTAGGGGACTTCCTTACATAACTTCCCCTGTTTGTAATTGCCCTACCCAATCTACAAGGAAACTGTGGAGCTAGTTTGTAACCATGTGTTCCCACTAATTGTGGCCCACAGTTCTTCTCCCTTTTCTGTTGACTTCTAGGAACCACTGCTATTTATCGTCAGGCTTCCAATTTGGAGTCCAATAGCTAAAAAAAGAGGCTCAAACAGAACCTGGAAACCACCATAAGGTGTATTGTAGCCAAGATCACATCTATTTGGTTGTCCTTCCTCATGTGGGCAGAGTATGCCCACAACACCCTGCATTCCTTGGCCTTGGTCATGTCCCCTTTTGAGTGTCAGTTcaaaaacacacttccactGTTCCCCGATCAAGATCCTGAGATGTTGGTGCCAACTGCCGAATGGTTAGTCCAAGGGTCCAAACCCTAAACTGCTTAGTtgcataaataagataattgttaGTTGTTCTGGGTCAGGATGTCTGTCAAATTCTCTAAATATCAGAGGTTCCCAAACAGTGAGTCACAACCCAGTACTGGAAAGAGCAGAAGAGTTGCTAACAGGTTGCAAGAACCTTCTGGAGAAAATGTCTATAGATATgacactgtattatttattgttcgCTTTGGTCTTTAAGGACCACTAtccaaattacacacacacacacacacacacacacacacacacatgcacaacaccacactataccacaTTAGCAGGTCTgctaaaatatttgtgtgttgaAATTGATCCATAGTGTACAAACGTTTGGAGACCCCTGTGCTGTGTGTTGAGGTGGAAAACAAGACACAGAAaccaaaatgtgaaaagaaatttagtttaattcaattcagatCTGCAATAAATTGTAAATTCTACAGCAATTTACAATTTgccaaaaaattatattaatgaagTATGTTTATGAAGTATGTCTCACAGTGAGGTCTGTCTAAGAATCATATGAGTgcaatcatattaatattatccTGTCACTCATGTTACAGTCTGAACCACTGAGAActatggagtggccaagtatgtctccagacaagaaccctattgagcacctgtggggcatcctttAGCAGAATGTGGAGATGTGTCATGTGTATAACATCCGTGATGCTATtatggagtggaagaggatcccagcaacaacatTTGCAGCTCTGGCAAATTCTATGTCCAGGAGAATGAAGGTAGTGCTAGAAATCAATGTTGCTCACACAAAACATTGACTCTTTGCACACAGTTTTGACTTTAAGTCTTTGAGTATGTTGAgtatgttatttttagaggacagtacacctgtactgctatacaagatacacattgactactctaaaataattccgattttcatttctatagaatTGTCCCTTTGAGAACAAAATAGTATGTGAGGcgtgtactatatatatatatatatatatatatatatatatatatatatatatatatatatatatatatatatatgcataaaaaaattgaTATTGTGACATGCCAATCAGCTAATCAGCTCAAAACACCTGCAATGGTTTCCTGAGTTTTCAAAATGGGCTCTCAGTTTGGTTCACTAGGCTACACAATAACGGGGAAGACTGGTGACCTGACAGTTGTCCAGAGGCAAAATAATTGACACCGTTCACATGGAGGGTAAGCCACAAACATTCATTGCAAAGGAGGTGCTGTGCTGtttacagagtgctgtatctAAGCATGTTAACAGAAAGTTAAGTGGAAGGAAAAATTGTGGAAGAAAAAGTTGCACATCCAACCGAGAGAACTGCAGCCTTGAGAGGCTTGTGGAGCAAAATCaattcaagaatttgggtgaACTTCACAAGGAATGGACTGAGGCTGAGGTGAAAGCATTAAGAGCCACCCCACACAGACATGTCAAGGAATTTGGCTACAGATGTCATATTCCTCTTGTTAAGCCACTCCTCAACCACAGACAACGTCAAAGGTTCAGTGGTCCAAAGTCCTCTTTTCCGATGAGAGcaagttttgtatttaatttggaAACCAGTCTGGAGAAAGGGTGTAGAAACTCATAGTCCTTAGTCAAGTTGTTTGAAGTCCAGTGTTAAGTTTCCACAGTCTGTGATGATTTGAGGTGctatgtcatctgctggtgttggttcactgtgtttttttaaaactgattaCATCCATGCCATGTGGAATtgagtaattaaagcaaaagtagcccctaccaagtattgagtggtcaagtttatttctatagcccTTTTttacaacggacattgtctcaaagcagctttacagaacttaagagtacatatacagtaaatgaacatactttccagtaGGCCAAAATtcactaaaacattttttttggtattatgaagtattcaaattttttaagAACTAAAGACCTAAACTACTTTAAatctgtgtgcattgaatttttttaatacatgagtttcacaatttgagttgaattactgaaataaagtaacttctccacgatattcaaatttattgagatgcacctatatatataaaatcaggaAATTTGTGCAATGATGGATTGATGATCGTTTCACTGACAAATGTCATGTTTCTTCCAGAGTACCATCCATTTAAGATAGTTTCTGTAATGGTTGTCTGGTGATTTGTCATTTCTCTCACACATAGATtggtaaaaatattttctgttaATCCATTTCAGGCAGTTTCTTGAATAAACTGTATCTCTTCAGGTTAAGCCGCCGGTAAAATGGCAAGTAACTCTTTTTCAAACTTCTTCAGTCTTGAATCGGTCATCCTATCAAACTCTTTCTTATTCTTGAGCACAAGGCTAATGATGGCCTCCTTAGCCATGTCACAGCACATCTGTAACTGCATATGCATTTGCAGAAACTGTGGACTTTGCCGATCAGTGGACATAAGTGTCCCCAGAGTGCTGACGCTATCCTTTAGGTATCTGGTGGACACATCAGTATAGGTGCTTGAGATCATGTGGACCAGGCTGGCGATGTTGGTGGCCTGAAAGGCTTGATTGTAGAGCATGACTTTACAGAAGAGCTGCCCATCATAGGAATGTCCGGTTGATGTCTCAGCTGTGGTGGCAAAATCATTGAGAGTCAAGCTCAGGCTGTTTGTCACAATGATGGACACCATCTGAAAAAACTGCACCATCTTTTCCCAATGATTCTTCATTTTTCCCATGGCATCCAGACCTTTGAGCAGCATTTGAATGGTAGTGTTGAAGTCGATCTCTTTGACTTGACAGTTTCTCAAAGTGACCAGGATCTCATTCAGCTCCTTCTGGTTTGTCCTCATGTTATTCAGATCCTTGTGATAAAGCTCTCTGGACTTGTTTATTTGATTAAGGGTTTCGTCTATGCGGAAAAGGGCGTTCTTTAAGGCCTTTTGCGAAGCGGTCATCCTCCCAAGGGAAGAAGTCACATCTTTGCTTTTTCTGTCAAATCTGTAAGCTGATTCggttaattttttaattctttcgATTAACTCTAAGGTTTTGGCTTTATCACATTTCCCATCTGGTGCATATTTTGCTAGTTCTTTACAGATCATAATGCCCTCTTTGCATATATTTTTAGCATGTTTCCTTGGTTGGCATTTTGGGagttttttcaaatttttcatAATTCTTTCAAACTGCTTTGCTGAAAATTCTGTTAGTGCAGCTTTGTTCTTTTGATCATACAAGCTGAACCAGTCGATCTTGTCCTCCTGCACAAATTGCTCGATCATCTCTGTGCATTCCAGAATTTCTGCAGACTTGCTATAGATGTTAATTTCGTCCATAGGTTTAACAGAGTCTTCCcctttattgtgactctttgtgtCAGCAATTCTTGTAGCTTTGCACATTTGGGCTACTGGTTGAGTGATTAGAACAATAAGTCTGTGAAAAGTGTCTATCATAACATCAGTCACAGATTCAACAAGATCCATAGCAATTATTTCCCATCCACCAGGAAGGCTCTTCATTGCACTCTTATAGCTTTCCTGTGCTTCTTTCAGTTCTTCTTCCAAAGCTTTGACTTCTTTTTTGGAATGTTCAACAGCTTCTTTTGAGGACTCCTCCCTCAGTTTATTCTCATCTAGTGTCCTCTTGACTGCATCCAGCTCTTCTCCATAAAGGTTTCTAGCTTTTAGACACACTTCCAGTAGTTCTTGAATAATATTGATGACTTCTTCAAACCGTTCTTTGGTTGAATTGGCCAACTCAAGGCATCTGTCTGCAATGCCACGGATGTTCGTCAACTGGTTGGGGAGATGATCTTTGACCTCATTGTTGCCTTGGAACAGAATCTTAACCACAGTTGTAATGTAATTTGGAACAGTTAGTGTTAGTAGCCTGATCTGATCCATGTTTGTATGAGCCTCATTGAATGCCCACCAACCAGAGTTACACACTTGCATGAGGCAGGCACAGAATGAATCTGGGTATTTGATATACTTGTAGCCTTCCTTGGGTGGGTTTTTGTTGATGGAGAAATCAGTTTTGGAAGATAAAAAGGCCAGTTCTGCCATTATGGCAATAGAGAATGGTGCAGGTGATAAGTAATCCTCCCAGTTGGCATAGGGTTGCATTATCAGCTGATTCTGGTTTCTCATCTGCTCCGCTGTAGTCAGGCTTTGATTTACCTCTGCAATTTGGGAATCCATTTCCTCATTGTTCCTGCTAAAAAGAATAGGCATTTTGTCTTAGATGACTGATACATGAACCAGAGTAAGTGTAGCAGTATGGTGTTTGCTCAACAGAAGATACCAGAACAGCTCCAGTAGTCTTCGGaacaaatgaattatttttctaAGAATCTAAATTTGCTCCTTCTTTCCCACAACATTGACTAGTTTTCAAACCGCCTACTTAAAAAGTTATTGTGATATTGCTTTCTCAAAGTAAATACAATAGGCTTTTTACACTTCCCCTTCTCATATATGTAAAACGCCGGTATATAATCTGGCTAGGTGAGAAGCAGTAGAGAGATTTTGATTCAGCTTGGTGTGGGTCTGGTCTGTCTCTAAACTtgtgacatttttaaaaataggcttgGATTTTACGTTAAAGTTACACTACAGAGAAACTGGTAGATtgatacacatacactatattgacatacgtattgtatgtgctttttgaacattgcattccacatttagtcccagtaccctccactcttctggtaagatgttccactagattttgaaatttGCTTGTTGCTTTTGGGCTCATCAGTCACAAAGGTGTTAGttaaggcaggtactgatgtaggtgaggtgaggaggcctggggtgcagacagcattccaattcatcccaaatgtgtttagtagggatgagggccactaaagatcttccgcttcaaagcatgtaaaccatatcttcatggagctcactttgtgcacagggtaactttgccatgctggaacaggtttgggtttctaagTTCATGTGaacacaaaatgttattttagcgcatctaaagacgtcctgtacaattgtgtgtctccagcgTTATGGTTAAAGCTTGGAGACAAACCACATATGTCAGGAAAGTTTAGGTGTCCCAatccttttgtccataaagtgtatagaGTACATGTATGTATACAGTCTTTTTTGGACTTACTGACAAAAATAAACGTGagcaagagaaaagaaaagaaaaatatactttatattcttCACAAAGAAATTTTTGAAGCATTCACAATTGAAATAACAATTTCTATTAAATCATGCAGCCCTGAATACAACATTCAGTTCCTCATATGtacaataaatatgaaagaaatcTGTTTTTGCTTTACCTTGATATGCCGATTGCTTTTACAAAGTGTGGATGAGCTTCTTTCAAAGCTGTAAGCCAGGGTCTGAATCTATATGTTTCCTACCTCTGGGTCTATTTATATCCTTCTTTCCACTGGAGTATCTGCTCCACCTCCAGGTAAAATCCCCACCATACAAGCTGCAACACAGAAGTTTAACCATAAACAAATCTGTTGGCGCAGTCTTCAGCCCACTTGAAGCAAAGTAACAGTATCAGAAAAAGGTAAGCGgtcatgtatgtatgtgtatgtacacGTGTCACCAATTCATAAGCATTTTGAATCTGataaatatcaaatatgaaataagcaataaataaaaattatgtgaTCAGAAAATGATGTGCCATCTTATGTCAATGCAGACGTTTACAGGAAATGAAGCGGATCTTCTGGTGGTCTTGTGTATCTCATGTGACATATTAAACTGATCTTCATCTCAAATTAAATTGCACTTTCTGTTTCTAATTTAGGGTGACATGGCCCCAAGTTTCTATTAATACATTTGATTAAAATTTTTCATATGACTGTTTTGATTCATATATATGCAaacatttttacagaaacattagccataataaatcatagtactttggatacttaagtacatttgaatacaaatacttttgtactttatcTCTATCACTTGTTTAATATAAACAGCCTGGAATAATGTCTTGAACTACAGTCACCAtcaacagttctgcatttaactTTTCTGCAGTGAAGAGttcgctgaacagcacacctcaacaatgataaaagccactggctcactcatttaggataaatgtccattgttaaaaaaagtgctatacaaatacaaatacagattaGAATACAAcgatacaaaaatataaatttaatagtatattaaaaaaagatactacgctattaatttgttttactttgtttAAGCATATTGCTCaacataaaaaagtgtaaaatatttaaataatttttattaacattgcACTTATTTAACTTATTAAAGCCTACAATATTATTAGAAATTCCAATCCCTcccataatattatattttattttatatgatatatatataaaaatgtatattttggcGCTAAGTAGTGattcaaaaagaaaactttctcttcctttcattTTCGTTTTCTCTAAAGATCAGCTGTTCCTGCTTTTCCTCTTACTTGACTCATATTCCATAAATAGAATTGTTCATATCGAGCTCCAGCACATCATCCATGTGCTCCATAACAAATTAATCAAGGTGAGATAGGACTCTATTCTCCAGTCCTTAACCAACACTGTTAAAATCCCAGAGATCAGGCCATTCTGATGCGTGATGTGATCCGAAACTTCTGGCCTGTATCTGTGTGATTTTGTGCTTTGCCTTGCtgtcatgctaaaaaaaaaaaaaaaaaacatcttactACACTTTACCTCAAAGTGTATTGTTCTCTTTAGTCAAATAAATGGAGTTTTGGGAACCTTGTTTAGTTACAAATCTCATATTAAGCTTAATATTCTCTCATTTTCcataaaatgtctttattttttaatgaattatttaatttctagtcaagtcaagaagcttttattgtcatttcaaccatcgACGCAGTACATAGTGAATAAAGTCTGTGTATAAATTCAGAAGTTCAGTACGTGGATATAAAATCTAACCTCATCATCATTCTATGTCACAaaatcatttagaaaaaaaagagggaaaaaacaagTTTCTGCTCTGGTagcccagtggttaaggctctgagtGACTGCTTGTAGGTCGGCGGTTCAAGCctcagtatcgccaagctgacaCTGTTAGGCACTTGACCAAGAGGCTTAatcctctctgcttcaggggttgtgtatcatggctgacaccAGCTTCCTAACGAATCTGGGATGTGTACAAAAATATAAGTTTTTGCAAACATCTGATTATGTttaatacatacaaatacataagAATACGTTTTCCCAACGTCTAACGATTTGCTCGTTAGTtttttattaggcagcaagtgaacatttccccctcaaagttaatgttttggaagcaggaaaaaatggaCAAGCGTAAGGATGTGAGTGAGTTTGATgagggacaaattgtgatgtctagaccactgggtcagatcatctccaaaactgcagctcttgtgggctgttcccggtctgtagtggtcagtatctatcaaaagtgctccaggGAAGGAACAGTAGTGAAATAGTGGCCAAGgcacattgatgcacgtggggagttgAGGCTGAAGCGTGTCCAACAGACAAGTTCCTGTAACTCAAACTGCGGAA
It encodes:
- the LOC124392710 gene encoding uncharacterized protein LOC124392710, with product MDSQIAEVNQSLTTAEQMRNQNQLIMQPYANWEDYLSPAPFSIAIMAELAFLSSKTDFSINKNPPKEGYKYIKYPDSFCACLMQVCNSGWWAFNEAHTNMDQIRLLTLTVPNYITTVVKILFQGNNEVKDHLPNQLTNIRGIADRCLELANSTKERFEEVINIIQELLEVCLKARNLYGEELDAVKRTLDENKLREESSKEAVEHSKKEVKALEEELKEAQESYKSAMKSLPGGWEIIAMDLVESVTDVMIDTFHRLIVLITQPVAQMCKATRIADTKSHNKGEDSVKPMDEINIYSKSAEILECTEMIEQFVQEDKIDWFSLYDQKNKAALTEFSAKQFERIMKNLKKLPKCQPRKHAKNICKEGIMICKELAKYAPDGKCDKAKTLELIERIKKLTESAYRFDRKSKDVTSSLGRMTASQKALKNALFRIDETLNQINKSRELYHKDLNNMRTNQKELNEILVTLRNCQVKEIDFNTTIQMLLKGLDAMGKMKNHWEKMVQFFQMVSIIVTNSLSLTLNDFATTAETSTGHSYDGQLFCKVMLYNQAFQATNIASLVHMISSTYTDVSTRYLKDSVSTLGTLMSTDRQSPQFLQMHMQLQMCCDMAKEAIISLVLKNKKEFDRMTDSRLKKFEKELLAILPAA